Below is a genomic region from Caldisericum sp..
AGCAGGAGCTGCAAGAATTGGAAAATACGCTCGAAGAATTTACGGCGTTCATAAACCTTTTGACCTTGTCGAAATTGACCTATACAATTCTTTCTCTGAATCTGGTATCGGGCATGGCACAGACCTTGCGATACTTGGAGGGATCCTCTGTTTTAATGTGGATGACGAACGCATTTTAAAGTCCTTTGAAATTGCAAAAGAAATGGGTATAAATTTCAAATTCAACTTCAAAGGTATTGACGAGGATGTTGGGGAAAACGCAGTTAAAATAACATTCCATAATAATGGGAAGTCCTTCTACGTGTGGGGCGAATCAATTGGCGGTGGGCTCATTCACATCTCTAACATTAACGGGTATAGTGTTAGTCTTTTTGGAAGGCATCCAGTCTTGATTGTGGTTGCAAAGGATGTTCCTGGGATTATAGCACATGTTTCTAAAATAATTGCAGATGCTCACATAAATATTGCAAAAGCAGAAATAGAAAGGGATTCTTCTGTTTCCGAGTCGCTTTCGGTCTTTAAACTCGACTCCGATTTCCCAAAGGATAAAATTCCTCTTATTCTTGAAAACAAAAATATTCTGGAAGTAATGACAGTTGAAAGACTTGAAGAATTGTAAGGTGAAAAAATGAAAATAAAATTCAGAAGTTTTTCCGAATTAAAAGAAAAAGCAATGGGCTCAAACCTCCCCTTGGGCAAATTCCTTATTCAGTACGAAGCTCTAAACGAGGGTAAGGATCCAGATTTTGTTATCTCAAGGATGGACAGGACGCTTACTGCAATGGAAGAGTCAATCATAAAGGGCTTAAAGGGAAGAAACACATCAAAAACAGGCTTTGTTGACGGATGGGCATACAAGGTACAGGAATTTTCAAAGGATTCCAACTTTCACCTCCTTTCGGAAGAATTTACCGAGGTAATCAAAAATACGCTTGCAGTTTCTGAGATGAATGCTTGTATGGGAAGAATTGTTGCAGCCCCCACTGCAGGCTCTTGCGGAGTGTTGCCTGGTTCACTTTTAACTGTTGCAAAACTCAAGGGTGTTGAAAGAAACAAAATAATCGAAGCGCTTTTTGTGGCAGGTGGGATTGGCGAAGTGTTTCAAATGCTTGCAAGTTTGTCTGGTGCACGTCATGGTTGTCAGGCTGAGGTTGGTGCTGCATCGTCAATGGCTGCAGGTGCAATTGTTTCTCTTTTTTCGGATGATATTGATGCAGTTGAAAGCGCCTCTGCTTTTGCCTTGAAAAA
It encodes:
- the sdaAB gene encoding L-serine ammonia-lyase, iron-sulfur-dependent subunit beta, producing the protein MGIFDIIGPVMIGPSSSHTAGAARIGKYARRIYGVHKPFDLVEIDLYNSFSESGIGHGTDLAILGGILCFNVDDERILKSFEIAKEMGINFKFNFKGIDEDVGENAVKITFHNNGKSFYVWGESIGGGLIHISNINGYSVSLFGRHPVLIVVAKDVPGIIAHVSKIIADAHINIAKAEIERDSSVSESLSVFKLDSDFPKDKIPLILENKNILEVMTVERLEEL
- the sdaAA gene encoding L-serine ammonia-lyase, iron-sulfur-dependent, subunit alpha codes for the protein MKIKFRSFSELKEKAMGSNLPLGKFLIQYEALNEGKDPDFVISRMDRTLTAMEESIIKGLKGRNTSKTGFVDGWAYKVQEFSKDSNFHLLSEEFTEVIKNTLAVSEMNACMGRIVAAPTAGSCGVLPGSLLTVAKLKGVERNKIIEALFVAGGIGEVFQMLASLSGARHGCQAEVGAASSMAAGAIVSLFSDDIDAVESASAFALKNVLGLVCDPIGGFVEIPCVKRNVMGAVNAIASAQMALSGIRTLIPLDEVIIAMKRIGEKLPEELRETGLGGVAGTETAKLLLKKFKEKGS